TGTCACCTTAAATAACCGGTCTAAATAAGTTTTAATCTCTTCAGCATAAAACAGCTGCATTGCATATTCTTGGTCGGCAATTTTTTCGTACTTGATACCGGCAGCCAAAAGTTCATTTAAGGATTTACTAATTGTCTGAATGACATTGTCCAAGAACATTTGGGGATTTATCTCTAACTCGGATAGTCTATTCGATTTAGTTAGAATCTCAAAAATGGCGCTCCTGGTGATATCAATTTTAGATTGAATATAACCAAATATATCAGGAATCATATAGACCATTTCTTCGGTGTTGTGGCGCTTTTTTGTTTGCAAATTGCCTTCTACGCCGTATTTAGAATAACCAAGTTTGAACGTTTCAGATGAGATAGACGGTCTAACTGTTTTTGGCACTTTGTTTATATCCTGCATGTCTTGCAAAACTCTGGCTATTAGTTCATCTGTTTGATAATCAACCTGGTAAGTTGTCCTGGTTTTTATAAGATTCCATATTTCCAGAAATTCTTTATATTTAGACAAGTCTTTATTTAGTTTAACCTGTTCTTTCTTTTGGGCATTTTTTATGCGACCGCTGAAATTTACACTGCAATCTTCTTGAATTTCTTTTTGCAATGTGGCGGAAAAATCCGCATAGCTTTCATTGGCAATTACGGTCAGAACATTTGTATTTCTATCAAAAATTCTATTGCCGTTATTGTCCACCGGCAATCTTAACCCTCTGCCGATCTCCTGCCGTTTTTTTAATTCGGACTTTGTTTCATTGAGTGTGCAGATTTGAAAAACATTCGGATTATCCCAGCCTTCGCGCAAGGCGGAATGGCTGAAAATAAACTTTAATGGCTCATTTATGTCTAATAATCGTTCTTTATCTTTCATGATCAGATTATAGATGTCATTATCCGCTTTGGTGTTGCCATTGCTGTCTTTGAACCTGCCGTTATCTTGAGCAAAATAGCCATTATGGATCCGCTCAACAGGCGTAGTGTCCAGGTTTTTGAACTCTGGTTTTTTAATGGCTTCTTTATAAAGTTCTTCAAACCATTTGGCGTACTTGCCATTCTCGGCCATGCTCTTAGTGACGTATTCGCGATAATTAGCAACTTTATCGATAAAGAAAAGCGATAAAACCTTAAGCCCGAGTTTCTTATATTTTTTTTCTTTTTGTAAATGGTGTTCAATCGTGCGTTCTATCTGAAATTTTACTATCTCCTCATTCAAGCCGCCTTGAGATTGTCCTTCATTTAAAACCAGCCCATTAGCAAATGTAATTGTATTAACAGATAATTCATTAATTATAAAATCTTCTTGATACATCTCTCGGCCATTGGACAAAGCAAACAAGTTATCACCGACATTTGCTGTAAGAGTTTTTGGCTTTACACCATTAGCGGCATTTACAAAGATTTTTAATTTTGCCGAGATACGATTTTTAGTTCTTTTTACTTCGACAAAATCAATATAAGCGGAATTGTAATTTTGTTCGGACACCACGCTGTCGACTTCTATTTGTTTGACCAAGCCCAGATCATACGCTTGCACAGGGTCAAGTTTATACACATTGTTATACACATTCTTATGTGTAGCCGAATAACGCAAAGTGCATAATGGTTTGAGATTGGCTATCGCTTGTTTTCTAAGATCCGTTTCCATATTTTGCGGCTCATCGACAATGACGATAGGCTGAACGCCCTGGATATACTCAATCGGTTTTACGCCGGATTCTCTAATTTTGTTGATTATATTATCATCTTTGGCAAAGGAATCGATATTTATTACCAATATCTGAATAGCGTTCGTGCTGGCAAAAGTCTTGAGATTTGATAATTTTCGGGAATCATAAAGATAATAGTTCAAAGGCGGATTAGCGTAAAGATTTTGTAAGTGTTCGTGCGTAATTTGTAGATTTTTCAAGACACCTTCCTTGATTGCGATGCTGGGCACAACTATCACAAATTTTTTAAAGCCATAAACTTTATTCAATTCATAAATCGTC
This genomic stretch from Candidatus Margulisiibacteriota bacterium harbors:
- a CDS encoding DEAD/DEAH box helicase family protein, with amino-acid sequence MKLHFDSTQQYQLDAIQAIVDLFEGQPLNKGDFEITFQDGSLKFDSRGVGNNLILAEEQILKNLQITQYNNKLQVSEKLDGLNFTVEMETGTGKTYVYLRTIYELNKVYGFKKFVIVVPSIAIKEGVLKNLQITHEHLQNLYANPPLNYYLYDSRKLSNLKTFASTNAIQILVINIDSFAKDDNIINKIRESGVKPIEYIQGVQPIVIVDEPQNMETDLRKQAIANLKPLCTLRYSATHKNVYNNVYKLDPVQAYDLGLVKQIEVDSVVSEQNYNSAYIDFVEVKRTKNRISAKLKIFVNAANGVKPKTLTANVGDNLFALSNGREMYQEDFIINELSVNTITFANGLVLNEGQSQGGLNEEIVKFQIERTIEHHLQKEKKYKKLGLKVLSLFFIDKVANYREYVTKSMAENGKYAKWFEELYKEAIKKPEFKNLDTTPVERIHNGYFAQDNGRFKDSNGNTKADNDIYNLIMKDKERLLDINEPLKFIFSHSALREGWDNPNVFQICTLNETKSELKKRQEIGRGLRLPVDNNGNRIFDRNTNVLTVIANESYADFSATLQKEIQEDCSVNFSGRIKNAQKKEQVKLNKDLSKYKEFLEIWNLIKTRTTYQVDYQTDELIARVLQDMQDINKVPKTVRPSISSETFKLGYSKYGVEGNLQTKKRHNTEEMVYMIPDIFGYIQSKIDITRSAIFEILTKSNRLSELEINPQMFLDNVIQTISKSLNELLAAGIKYEKIADQEYAMQLFYAEEIKTYLDRLFKVT